The Mesorhizobium sp. M1D.F.Ca.ET.043.01.1.1 genome contains a region encoding:
- a CDS encoding lipopolysaccharide biosynthesis protein translates to MGDIRRGLAKRSVVGMFWTGLSMGALAVAELFALLLLARLLSPNEFGLYSAALIVIKFSAIFQGLGITPAIVQRPVLEERHLRVGYTLSLLLGLTVSALVWAMAPAIASLLRLADLTPIVRAVCFIFLFQGASMVALASAQRALRFRWLAVVDAVAFAIGYVIVGPVLAWLGFGIWALVAALLVQQLFRSIVLVSGQRHPMRPLLERSAIFELLYFGSGFTIARVCNYLATQVDRLVVGRYLGADALGVYGLSSQLMTTPAVIVGQVLDRVLFPTMALVQEEPVRLARAYRSAVAGCALLVLPASVVVAIVAPELVRVILGRGWEGVVAPLQILAFSMLFRTSYKLSDSVSRATGTVYARAWRQAVFTVGVFVGAFVGQRWGVEGVAFGVGLAFGANFFLMGQLSLRVTGMTWADFFLAHLPGLALTGVVGSGAWAFVEWLRAFQLSPLPLLIDTALLTSAGGLLLCWLLPSLFLGREGLSLLRLLAAVVPTWPRMKQATD, encoded by the coding sequence GTGGGCGACATCCGACGCGGACTGGCGAAACGCAGTGTCGTGGGCATGTTCTGGACGGGCCTGTCCATGGGCGCGTTGGCGGTTGCTGAGCTTTTCGCTCTCCTCCTGCTGGCCCGGCTGCTCTCGCCAAATGAGTTCGGCCTTTACTCTGCGGCGCTGATCGTCATCAAGTTTTCGGCCATTTTCCAGGGGCTTGGCATTACGCCTGCGATCGTGCAGCGGCCGGTGCTCGAGGAACGGCACCTTCGTGTCGGGTATACCTTGTCGCTCCTCCTCGGTCTTACCGTGTCTGCTCTGGTATGGGCGATGGCACCCGCAATTGCCAGCCTTCTTCGCCTCGCCGATCTCACACCGATCGTGCGCGCGGTCTGCTTCATCTTTCTTTTCCAGGGAGCCTCCATGGTGGCGTTGGCCTCGGCCCAGCGTGCATTGCGGTTCCGTTGGCTCGCTGTCGTCGACGCGGTCGCTTTCGCGATCGGTTATGTGATCGTCGGTCCGGTGCTGGCTTGGCTCGGCTTCGGCATCTGGGCGCTTGTCGCAGCGCTCCTGGTCCAGCAGTTGTTCCGCTCGATCGTGCTGGTCTCCGGCCAGCGGCACCCGATGCGGCCGTTGCTCGAGCGGAGCGCGATTTTCGAACTGCTCTATTTCGGAAGCGGCTTCACTATTGCCCGGGTATGCAACTACCTCGCCACTCAGGTGGACAGGCTTGTCGTCGGCCGCTACCTGGGCGCCGATGCGCTCGGCGTCTACGGCTTGTCGTCGCAGTTGATGACAACTCCGGCGGTCATCGTCGGCCAGGTCCTCGATCGCGTGCTGTTCCCGACCATGGCGCTGGTCCAGGAAGAGCCCGTGCGACTTGCTCGCGCCTACCGCAGCGCGGTTGCCGGTTGCGCCCTGCTCGTCCTGCCGGCCAGCGTGGTGGTGGCGATCGTCGCGCCCGAATTGGTTCGGGTCATCCTCGGACGGGGATGGGAAGGTGTAGTCGCCCCGCTCCAGATCCTGGCGTTCAGCATGCTGTTCCGCACGAGCTACAAGCTTAGCGACTCCGTCTCGCGGGCAACCGGAACGGTGTACGCACGAGCCTGGCGCCAAGCTGTTTTCACCGTCGGTGTCTTCGTCGGAGCCTTCGTGGGGCAACGCTGGGGCGTGGAAGGGGTGGCGTTCGGTGTCGGCCTGGCATTCGGTGCCAACTTCTTCCTCATGGGACAGTTGAGCCTCCGCGTGACCGGGATGACTTGGGCGGATTTCTTCCTGGCGCACTTACCCGGCCTCGCGCTTACAGGCGTTGTCGGAAGCGGCGCCTGGGCGTTCGTGGAATGGCTGCGCGCCTTCCAGCTCTCTCCTCTTCCACTGCTCATCGATACGGCATTGCTGACGTCTGCCGGGGGACTTCTGCTGTGCTGGCTCCTGCCGTCGCTGTTCCTTGGGCGGGAAGGTCTGTCGCTGCTGCGCTTGCTCGCGGCAGTGGTGCCTACGTGGCCAAGGATGAAGCAGGCAACAGACTGA